The following coding sequences lie in one Tichowtungia aerotolerans genomic window:
- the gdhA gene encoding NADP-specific glutamate dehydrogenase: protein MNYVERVWEMVSQRNAGETEFLQAVREVLDSLGPVLEKNPQYEAAGILERIVEPERQIIFRVPWMDDAGHCQVNRGLRFEFNSALGPYKGGLRFHPTVNQSILKFLGFEQIFKNSLTTLPMGGGKGGSDFDPKGKSDAEVMRFCQSFMTELQRHIGQDTDVPAGDIGVGAREIGFMFGQYKRIRNEFTGILTGKGQGWGGSLIRPEATGYGAVYFAEEMLKTRNDTFEGKVCTVSGSGNVAQYAVEKITQLGGKVVTLSDSSGTIYDKDGIDAEKLAWVMELKNIRRGRISEYAAKFGAEYLEGQRPWGIKCDCAFPCATQNEINGDEAKVLLDNGCFLVSEGANMPSTPEAAELFVKSKILYGPGKAANAGGVATSGLEMSQNSMRLKWSREEVDSKLNGIMVSIHEAARAAAEEYGQPGNYVMGANIAGFTKVADAMLDQGIV, encoded by the coding sequence ATGAATTATGTAGAACGCGTCTGGGAAATGGTCTCTCAGCGAAACGCCGGGGAGACTGAGTTCCTGCAGGCTGTCCGCGAGGTGCTGGACTCGCTGGGACCGGTACTGGAAAAGAATCCGCAGTACGAAGCGGCTGGAATCCTGGAGCGCATCGTGGAGCCGGAGCGCCAGATTATCTTCCGGGTTCCGTGGATGGACGACGCAGGCCACTGCCAGGTCAACCGCGGCCTGCGCTTTGAGTTCAACAGCGCCCTTGGCCCGTACAAAGGCGGACTGCGCTTCCACCCGACGGTCAACCAGAGCATCCTGAAGTTCCTCGGCTTCGAACAGATCTTTAAGAATTCACTCACCACGCTTCCGATGGGCGGCGGCAAGGGCGGTTCCGATTTCGACCCGAAAGGCAAGTCGGATGCCGAAGTGATGCGCTTCTGCCAGTCCTTCATGACCGAACTGCAGCGCCACATCGGCCAGGACACCGATGTCCCTGCCGGTGATATTGGAGTCGGCGCCCGTGAAATCGGCTTTATGTTCGGCCAGTACAAACGCATCCGCAACGAGTTCACCGGGATTCTTACCGGCAAGGGCCAGGGCTGGGGCGGTTCGCTGATCCGTCCGGAAGCGACCGGCTACGGCGCGGTTTACTTTGCGGAAGAAATGCTCAAAACCCGCAACGACACGTTCGAAGGCAAAGTCTGCACCGTTTCCGGTTCCGGTAACGTCGCGCAGTACGCGGTTGAAAAGATCACGCAGCTCGGCGGCAAAGTGGTGACGCTTTCCGACTCCAGCGGAACGATCTACGACAAAGACGGCATCGACGCCGAAAAACTTGCCTGGGTGATGGAACTCAAGAACATTCGCCGCGGACGCATCAGCGAATACGCTGCGAAATTCGGCGCCGAATACCTCGAAGGCCAGCGCCCGTGGGGCATCAAATGCGACTGCGCATTCCCGTGCGCCACACAGAACGAAATCAATGGCGACGAAGCGAAAGTCCTGCTGGACAACGGCTGCTTCCTGGTCAGCGAAGGCGCCAACATGCCGAGCACCCCGGAAGCGGCTGAGCTCTTCGTTAAGAGCAAGATCCTCTACGGCCCCGGCAAAGCAGCCAACGCCGGCGGCGTGGCCACTTCCGGACTGGAAATGAGCCAGAACTCCATGCGCCTGAAATGGAGCCGCGAAGAAGTCGACAGCAAACTGAACGGCATCATGGTCAGCATTCACGAAGCGGCCCGCGCCGCTGCCGAAGAATACGGCCAGCCCGGAAACTATGTCATGGGTGCGAACATCGCCGGATTCACAAAAGTGGCCGACGCGATGCTCGACCAGGGCATTGTTTAA
- a CDS encoding PEP/pyruvate-binding domain-containing protein, with protein MNSTDATLTTGLPELDKVLKGILIGDNIVWQIDSADEYHELVTPFCRAALTNGSRLIYFRYARHQALVTENEGAEVHELDPEQGFEHFIEQICAVIEEAGPGTFYVFDCLSRLAVDWYSDEMLGNFFMLTCPHLFDMETVAYFALYRNYHTSRAVVPIQNTTQLFVDVYRHRGDLYVRPIKVLHRYSPTMNMLHVRRGESFSLVTSSAVTSEIMTSAKWSGLNSDSSLGFWESSFLQAQELMASGDYRPDLPERGKNLYEKLVRMVVSRDAGMQKLIARYLTLQDILDIRKRMIGTGLIGGKTVGMLLACAIVKGSDTRFVELMEAQDSFFIGSDAFFSFLVSNGIWWVRQNQRDPDKFLEGADEARRRIITGTFSAHIMKQFEEMLDYFGQSPFIVRSSSLLEDNFGNSFAGKYESVFCVNQGPRERRMQDFLAAVKRIYASSMSEQALRYRARRGMLERDEQMALLVMRVSGTMHGRRFYPEIAGVGFSFNPYAWHESIDPQAGVIRLVFGLGTRAVDQADDDHTRIVALNAPDKRPEANFDEVAQYTQRRVDYLDLEANQLVSGYFEDVTGEASGLPLDVYTSIDRSLPRDAPPRRILTFEQLLSKTSFVNDLREILDTIETAYDYPVDIEFTANFMENGEYRINLLQCRPLQAKGSEAINLPEINVPVEDRIVEARGAVVGQSRLGQIGRFIYIVPERYAQLPVNTRYEIARLIGDINRAEKENVPENVMIIGPGRWGTSSPSLGIPVSFCDINTVTILCEIVAMHDTLVPDVSLGTHFLNELVELDMLYLALFPDKGQNYLNTAFFEEAPNRLLDLVPSAGKWADTVRVIDAADVAGRGAIRIVADALGQTVSCHFVPVDS; from the coding sequence ATGAATTCGACCGATGCAACTCTGACCACCGGACTTCCGGAGCTCGACAAGGTTCTGAAAGGCATTCTGATCGGCGACAACATCGTCTGGCAGATCGACTCTGCCGACGAATATCATGAGCTCGTCACTCCCTTCTGCCGGGCGGCGCTTACAAACGGCAGTCGGCTGATCTATTTTCGTTACGCCCGCCATCAGGCTCTGGTTACGGAGAACGAAGGCGCTGAAGTGCACGAACTGGACCCCGAGCAGGGCTTCGAGCATTTCATCGAGCAGATTTGCGCAGTGATCGAAGAGGCCGGGCCGGGAACGTTTTACGTGTTCGACTGCCTGTCGCGCCTGGCGGTCGACTGGTACTCCGACGAAATGCTGGGCAACTTTTTCATGCTGACCTGCCCCCATCTCTTCGACATGGAAACGGTCGCTTACTTCGCGCTCTACCGCAACTACCACACCTCGCGCGCCGTCGTCCCGATCCAGAACACGACCCAGCTGTTTGTCGATGTCTACCGCCACAGGGGCGATCTCTATGTGCGGCCCATCAAGGTGCTGCACCGCTATTCGCCCACCATGAACATGCTGCACGTGCGGCGCGGCGAATCCTTCAGCCTCGTCACCTCCAGCGCGGTCACCTCGGAGATCATGACTTCTGCCAAATGGTCTGGCCTGAACTCCGACAGCAGCCTCGGCTTCTGGGAATCCTCCTTTCTGCAGGCGCAGGAGCTGATGGCATCGGGCGACTACCGCCCCGACCTGCCCGAGCGGGGTAAGAATCTCTACGAAAAACTCGTGCGCATGGTGGTCTCGCGCGACGCGGGCATGCAGAAGCTGATCGCCCGTTACCTCACTCTGCAGGATATTCTAGATATCCGCAAACGGATGATCGGCACCGGTCTGATCGGCGGAAAAACCGTTGGGATGCTGCTCGCGTGCGCTATTGTGAAAGGGAGTGATACGCGTTTCGTTGAGCTCATGGAGGCGCAGGATTCTTTCTTTATCGGTTCGGATGCGTTCTTTTCTTTTTTGGTAAGCAACGGCATCTGGTGGGTGCGGCAGAATCAGCGCGATCCGGATAAATTTCTCGAGGGTGCCGATGAGGCGCGACGGCGCATCATCACCGGCACGTTTTCCGCCCACATCATGAAGCAGTTTGAGGAAATGCTCGACTACTTTGGCCAGTCTCCTTTCATCGTGCGTTCCAGTTCGCTTCTCGAAGACAACTTCGGCAACTCCTTTGCCGGAAAATACGAAAGTGTTTTCTGTGTCAATCAGGGGCCGCGCGAGCGGCGCATGCAGGACTTCCTCGCCGCTGTTAAGCGGATTTATGCCAGCTCGATGAGTGAGCAGGCGCTGCGCTACCGCGCGCGGCGCGGTATGCTCGAGCGCGATGAGCAAATGGCCCTGCTGGTGATGCGCGTCTCGGGCACGATGCATGGGCGCAGGTTTTATCCCGAAATCGCCGGCGTTGGGTTCTCGTTCAATCCGTACGCCTGGCACGAAAGCATCGACCCGCAGGCCGGCGTCATCAGGCTGGTGTTCGGGCTGGGTACCCGCGCCGTCGATCAGGCCGACGACGATCACACCCGGATTGTCGCGCTCAACGCGCCCGACAAGCGGCCGGAAGCCAACTTCGACGAAGTGGCTCAGTACACCCAGCGGCGCGTCGACTACCTCGACCTCGAGGCCAATCAGCTCGTCTCCGGTTATTTTGAAGATGTCACCGGAGAGGCCAGCGGCTTGCCGCTGGATGTCTATACCAGCATCGATCGCAGTTTGCCGCGCGATGCGCCGCCGAGGCGAATTCTCACCTTTGAGCAGCTGTTATCTAAAACGTCTTTCGTGAATGATTTGCGGGAGATACTCGATACCATAGAGACTGCCTATGATTACCCGGTCGATATCGAGTTTACGGCCAACTTTATGGAAAACGGAGAATATCGAATCAATCTGCTGCAGTGCCGCCCGCTGCAGGCGAAGGGTTCGGAAGCCATTAATCTGCCCGAGATCAATGTGCCTGTCGAAGACCGGATTGTCGAAGCGCGCGGCGCGGTCGTCGGGCAGAGCCGGTTGGGGCAGATCGGGCGCTTTATCTATATTGTTCCCGAGCGCTATGCGCAGCTTCCGGTTAATACCCGCTATGAAATTGCCCGGCTGATTGGCGACATCAATCGCGCCGAAAAAGAGAACGTGCCCGAAAACGTCATGATCATCGGGCCCGGCCGCTGGGGAACCAGCAGCCCTTCGCTCGGCATTCCTGTTTCTTTCTGCGATATCAACACCGTCACGATTCTTTGCGAGATCGTCGCTATGCACGATACCCTCGTGCCGGACGTTTCGCTCGGAACCCATTTTCTCAATGAACTCGTCGAGCTGGACATGCTTTATCTCGCGCTGTTCCCCGACAAGGGGCAAAACTATCTCAACACCGCGTTCTTTGAAGAGGCACCCAACCGCTTACTGGATCTTGTCCCCTCCGCTGGAAAATGGGCGGATACCGTGCGGGTGATCGATGCGGCCGATGTCGCCGGGCGCGGCGCGATCCGTATCGTGGCCGATGCCCTCGGGCAGACAGTGAGCTGCCACTTCGTGCCGGTCGATTCATGA
- a CDS encoding sulfide/dihydroorotate dehydrogenase-like FAD/NAD-binding protein: MNRILEKKQLSETVFQMQIDAPLIARERRAGQFIILQLCEDYGERIPLTIADADADAGTITIIFQAVGDTTKKLAQLNAGDDIAALVGPLGTPTHIENFGRVVCVGGGIGVAPLHPIVQALKAAGNHVTIIMGARNKELMILEEEMRAMADELIVCTDDGSYGRKCLVTEPLKELCEQDPRPNLVVAVGPPIMMKFCVETTRPYEVPTQVSLNTIMVDGTGMCGGCRVTVGGETKFVCVDGPEFDGHLVDFDNMINRLGSYKKQEEAHKCRCMPDNP; encoded by the coding sequence ATGAATCGAATACTTGAAAAGAAACAGCTATCGGAAACCGTCTTTCAGATGCAGATTGATGCTCCGCTGATTGCCCGCGAACGCCGGGCCGGTCAGTTTATCATCCTTCAGCTATGCGAGGATTACGGCGAACGGATCCCGCTGACCATTGCCGATGCGGACGCAGACGCCGGCACCATCACCATTATTTTCCAGGCGGTCGGCGACACAACCAAAAAGCTGGCGCAGCTGAATGCCGGCGACGACATCGCCGCACTGGTCGGGCCGCTCGGCACACCGACTCATATTGAAAACTTCGGACGCGTTGTTTGCGTCGGCGGCGGAATCGGAGTCGCTCCGCTGCACCCCATCGTCCAGGCCCTGAAAGCGGCCGGCAACCACGTCACCATTATCATGGGTGCGCGGAACAAAGAACTGATGATTCTCGAAGAGGAAATGCGCGCCATGGCCGACGAACTGATCGTCTGCACCGACGACGGCTCCTACGGCCGCAAGTGCCTCGTCACCGAACCGCTCAAGGAACTGTGCGAACAGGATCCTCGCCCGAATCTGGTGGTGGCGGTCGGCCCGCCGATCATGATGAAATTCTGTGTCGAAACCACGCGCCCCTACGAAGTGCCCACACAGGTTTCGCTCAACACCATCATGGTAGACGGCACCGGCATGTGCGGCGGCTGCCGCGTGACGGTCGGCGGCGAAACCAAATTTGTCTGCGTCGACGGCCCGGAGTTCGACGGCCATCTGGTTGATTTCGACAACATGATCAACCGGCTGGGCTCCTATAAAAAGCAGGAAGAGGCCCACAAGTGCCGCTGCATGCCTGACAACCCATAA
- a CDS encoding DUF128 domain-containing protein, with protein sequence MDKRAKKRLAILDILHRSTDSLSSTRITELLNAQGVDISERTVRLYLQELDQEGFTENRGRRGRVITDKGKNEAAASRVLERIGLLSGKIDAMAYRMDFDPALRRGSVVVNVSVVPLPVITAKRLELIKKVFSKGYSMGTLLTLFKPGDPGAGITIPEGHIGIGTVCSITLNGVLLRRGIPTFSRFGGLLELHNGKPTRFVDIIHYDGTSIDPLVVFIRSGMADYVGAVTDGNGLIGASFREFPADSIEAVHSISEQLETIGLGSLLCFGNPGQSLFGVPVGPQRAGAIIIGGLNPMSIFEETGARIQSSALSSLIDFNRLFHYTEFEQRLAAF encoded by the coding sequence ATGGACAAACGCGCAAAGAAACGATTGGCAATCCTGGACATTTTGCATCGCAGCACCGATTCGCTCAGCAGTACCCGCATCACCGAGCTGTTGAACGCACAAGGGGTGGATATTAGCGAGCGCACGGTGCGGCTTTATCTGCAGGAGCTCGATCAGGAGGGTTTCACCGAAAACCGCGGGCGCCGCGGGCGCGTCATCACCGACAAGGGTAAAAATGAGGCCGCCGCCTCGCGCGTCCTCGAACGGATCGGCCTGCTCTCCGGCAAAATTGACGCCATGGCCTACCGCATGGACTTCGATCCCGCCCTCCGCCGCGGCTCCGTCGTTGTCAATGTGTCGGTCGTTCCGCTTCCGGTAATTACGGCAAAACGGCTTGAGCTGATTAAGAAGGTATTTAGTAAAGGATATTCGATGGGCACCCTGTTGACGCTGTTCAAGCCGGGCGATCCCGGGGCCGGCATCACCATTCCCGAGGGGCACATCGGGATCGGGACGGTTTGTTCGATCACACTCAACGGCGTGCTGCTCCGCCGCGGCATCCCCACCTTCTCGCGCTTCGGGGGACTGCTCGAACTGCACAACGGCAAACCGACCCGCTTCGTCGATATCATCCATTATGACGGAACCAGCATCGACCCGCTCGTCGTCTTTATTCGCAGCGGCATGGCCGACTACGTCGGCGCCGTCACCGACGGTAACGGCCTCATCGGGGCCAGCTTCCGCGAGTTTCCGGCCGACAGCATCGAGGCGGTTCACAGCATTTCCGAACAGCTCGAAACCATCGGGCTCGGCAGCCTGCTCTGCTTCGGCAACCCCGGCCAAAGCCTCTTCGGCGTACCGGTCGGCCCGCAGCGCGCGGGAGCAATCATCATCGGCGGGCTCAACCCGATGTCGATTTTTGAAGAGACCGGTGCGCGCATTCAATCGAGTGCACTTTCGAGCCTGATCGACTTCAACCGCCTCTTCCATTACACCGAGTTCGAACAGCGTCTCGCCGCATTTTAA